A window of the Osmia lignaria lignaria isolate PbOS001 chromosome 2, iyOsmLign1, whole genome shotgun sequence genome harbors these coding sequences:
- the LOC117605929 gene encoding uncharacterized protein LOC117605929, translating into MSDHHSGKGYTPLPQSISNTDTEDEEDCLDQPNEVPKDNADDILPQSTTIHENGAYYPLDETRNLANRTKNGQNILKYYRDDMPIMVVEGNDLWKKRDMSPLRRFCLIASVLLCITTIIVFLYILPCDNSMVCPSINEPQPFISWDKTLQGVELNGPITVIRGNPSNLIFLVRGQRYKGNDTNDNQGQISAEGGGVMSMQGNSGLPLWLVSLKRSPSEIDCITVDTDRSGKPDCIVAGDQGLLASIEPIAGTIHWSSKIHTFERLPLILSDIDTDGVEDFLSIEVVEKKMPNFVILSGRTGHLLGRYSPENCSSIDMYNHISNDTISYICYNSNKKSIVKTMTIKGLLHALKLPEAYKQSITKSKMIIHTFKTLNVDNEKYNWTLTPYHYLSIKNEGTCPGESCKANVNLTLHKFGNQPIVIWDHISPNSFVSKPDFLVMSGKPYTSGFAIKFWLWINSISEHTKKVSVVTERRLIERVLIVFVNYTDVQVMNASQSDIIQLCQDTNCQPDLNSRVRFSSIRIDNISEDGFPELITYWSSYDVESLKVLTSKVQVVKLDSLLTSFPHIGV; encoded by the exons ATGTCTGACCATCACAGTGGAAAAGGTTATACACCTTTACCGCAAAGTATAAGCAATACTGATACCGAAGATGAAGAAGATTGTTTGGATCAACCAAATGAAGTACCTAAAGATAATGCCGATGATATATTGCCG CAATCAACTACTATCCATGAAAATGGAGCATATTATCCATTGGACGAGACAAGAAATCTAGCAAATCGTACAAAGAATGGACAAAATATACTTAAATATTATAGAGACGATATGCCTATAATGGTAGTTGAAGGCAATGATTTGTGGAAAAAACGTGATATGTCTCCTCTACGACGATTTTGTTTAATCGCTTCTGTATTACTATGTATTACCACGATAATTGTATTTCTGTACATTCTGCCTTGCGATAATTCAATGGTATGCCCTTCGATTAATGAACCACAACCATTTATTTCCTGGGATAAAACTCTACAAGGAGTGG AACTGAATGGTCCTATTACCGTTATTCGTGGAAATCCATCGAACCTTATATTTCTTGTTCGTGGGCAACGATATAAAGGAAACGATACAAATGATAATCAGGGACAAATATCAGCCGAAGGAGGAGGAGTTATGTCGATGCAAGGGAACAGTGGTTTACCATTGTGGTTGGTTTCTTTGAAAAGATCACCGTCTGAAATTGATTGTATTACAGTCGATACTGACCGTTCAGGAAAACCAGACTGTATAGTTGCCGGTGACCAAGGCCTTTTGGCTAGTATCGAACCTATCGCAGGCACCATACACTGGAGTTCAAAAATTCATACATTTGAAAGGTTACCTTTAATTTTATCAGACATCGATACAGATGGAGTTGAAGATTTTTTAAGTATAGAAGTAGTTGAGAAGAAAATGCCTAATTTTGTTATACTATCTGGAAGAACTGGTCATCTTTTAGGGCGATATTCACCTGAAAATTGTTCATCAATTGACATGTATAATCACATTTCTAACGATACTATATCCTATATTTGTTATAATAGTAACAAAAAAA gTATTGTTAAAACAATGACCATTAAAGGATTATTACATGCTCTAAAGTTACCAGAAGCATATAAACAATCGATAACAAAGTCAAAAATGATAATTCATACATTTAAAACGTTAAATgttgataatgaaaaatataactGGACGCTTACACCGTATCATTATTTATCTATAAAAAACGAAGGAACGTGTCCTGGAGAATCTTGTAAAGCTAATGTAAATTTAACGCTGCACAAATTTGGAAATCAACCGATAGTAATATGGGATCACATTAGTCCAAATTCTTTTGTATCGAAACCAGATTTCTTAGTTATGTCAGGGAAACCTTATACTTCCGGGTTCGCCATTAAATTTTGGCTCTGGATTAACTCGATCTCTGAACATACAAAAAAAGTATCCGTTGTAACGGAAAGAAGATTAATAGAAAGAGTATTAATAGTTTTTGTAAATTATACGGATGTCCAAGTTATGAACGCAAGTCAAAGCGATATTATTCAATTGTGTCAGGATACCAATTGTCAACCAGATCTGAATTCTCGTGTTCGTTTTAGTTCAATCAGAATTGATAACATTAGCGAAGATGGATTTCCAGAATTAATAACTTATTGGTCCTCTTATGATGTAGAGTCACTAAAAGTATTGACATCAAAAGTACAAGTTGTAAAATTAGATTCACTTTTAACTAGTTTCCCACACATAggtgtttaa
- the LOC117605928 gene encoding LOW QUALITY PROTEIN: uncharacterized protein LOC117605928 (The sequence of the model RefSeq protein was modified relative to this genomic sequence to represent the inferred CDS: substituted 4 bases at 4 genomic stop codons): MKMTSNSIGRRSSTNPVRISLINREDKSLTRSESRRTQTLKPKISITSVDNSHIPRPRVRASSFDRGKGTGKTSXRYXXCKKIXSFIVVFKGKTPLRHAPATPITPRGLLGLPTGRRSLSADRASSIGAKGPRKDRRPLTDKTYQARMLARIDNFFALYHYSSMLNSNGSLKPITLKMFVEVTAHLMKMLNIKQTLTVINYIEELPKIGKKLHYPGIINKSWLKTANAMHSWPYVLGWISWLVEICEIKEQAFQKFNLENLPFTGDQREAKINKNTFFSMLEFYNAWNDEKLDEEAAMVERYLQQFEEEQGVTEEILNNARSELEEEMDKLQVAEEDANKIDEEVKHLQEVLSSLQKEESKQLNEISAKEESLKTINFETEQINAECDALREQIRIRKIQHDELLSTVKQQPMTTVERDKILEKCLEIERYMNLFDEHLEDIRKELYTTDIKLASVNNNVTKALLKYNKEIFMHLSDNIGVNLEELRMPEKGILDPQIMEVLRSKATLLNNLKELLKRQIIEKEHLLEINFNELENLQEKMKILEEESGDVANKIKERKALITKIKIDAKNEEAKLKEEIKNLQNDIKKMQELKPDIEKLFAELKESTDKLDAVRRRKEYIQESAKLFFDRFYEILGENRSELHNILAKRNK, encoded by the coding sequence ATGAAAATGACGAGTAATTCTATAGGACGTAGATCATCTACTAACCCTGTACGGATATCTTTGATTAATAGGGAAGACAAAAGTTTAACACGAAGTGAATCAAGAAGAACGCAAACGTTGAAACCAAAGATTTCCATAACTTCGGTTGATAATTCTCACATACCCAGACCTCGCGTTCGAGCCTCTTCATTTGATAGAGGAAAAGGAACAGGTAAAACGTCATAACGTTATTAGTGATGTAAAAAGATTTAAAGTTTTATTGTTGTTTTCAAAGGTAAAACTCCACTTCGTCATGCACCTGCAACTCCAATTACGCCTAGAGGACTTCTCGGACTTCCAACAGGACGTAGATCTTTATCAGCTGATCGTGCTAGCAGTATTGGTGCAAAAGGTCCAAGAAAGGACAGAAGACCATTAACAGATAAAACTTATCAAGCTCGTATGCTTGCCAGAATAGACAATTTTTTTGCTCTATATCATTATTCCTCTATGCTTAATAGTAATGGTAGTTTGAAACCCATTACCTTGAAAATGTTTGTAGAAGTTACCGctcatttaatgaaaatgttaaatattaaacaaactCTTACAGTTATCAATTATATAGAGGAATTGCCAAAAATAGGAAAGAAACTTCATTATCCAGGCATTATTAATAAGTCTTGGTTAAAAACTGCCAATGCTATGCATTCTTGGCCTTACGTTTTGGGCTGGATCAGTTGGTTAGTAGAAATTTGTGAAATAAAGGAACAAGCTTTCCAAAAATTTAACTTAGAAAACTTACCATTCACGGGCGATCAGAGAGAagccaaaattaataaaaatactttcttCTCTATGCTTGAGTTTTACAATGCCTGGAATGATGAAAAACTCGATGAAGAGGCAGCGATGGTTGAAAGATATTTACAACAGTTTGAAGAGGAGCAAGGAGTTActgaagaaatattaaataatgcaCGCTCTGAATTAGAAGAAGAAATGGATAAACTCCAAGTAGCTGAAGAAGATGCAAATAAAATTGATGAAGAGGTGAAGCACTTGCAAGAAGTATTGTCGTCTTTGCAAAAAGAGGAATCAAAACAATTAAATGAAATCAGTGCAAAAGAAGAATCcttaaaaacaattaattttgaaacagaACAAATAAATGCTGAGTGTGATGCACTACGCGAACAGATTCGTATACGAAAAATACAGCATGATGAACTACTTTCAACTGTTAAACAACAGCCAATGACAACAGTAGAAAGAgataaaattttggaaaaatgttTGGAGATTGAAAGGTATATGAATCTATTTGATGAACATTTAGAAGATATACGAAAAGAGTTGTATACTACAGATATTAAATTGGCATCTGTTAATAATAATGTAACCAAAGCACTTCTCAAATATAACAAAGAAATATTCATGCACCTTAGTGATAATATAGGTGTAAATTTAGAAGAATTAAGGATGCCAGAAAAAGGTATATTGGATCCTCAAATTATGGAAGTATTAAGATCTAAAGCCACTTTATTGAATAATCTTAAAGAACTACTGAAAAGACAAATTATTGAGAAAGAACAtttgttagaaataaatttcaatgaattgGAAAATCTtcaggaaaaaatgaaaatcttggAAGAAGAAAGTGGTGATGTTGCTaacaaaattaaggaaagaaAAGCTCttataactaaaattaaaattgatgctaaaaatgaagaagcaaaattaaaagaagaaataaaaaatttacaaaatgatattaaaaaaatgcaAGAGTTAAAGCCAGACATAGAAAAACTTTTTGCAGAATTAAAAGAATCAACAGACAAGCTAGATGCAgttcgaagaagaaaagaatatatACAGGAGtctgcaaaattattttttgatagATTTTATGAGATTTTAGGAGAAAACAGAAGTGAACTTCACAACATATTAGCGAaacgtaataaataa